Proteins encoded within one genomic window of Ovis aries strain OAR_USU_Benz2616 breed Rambouillet chromosome 1, ARS-UI_Ramb_v3.0, whole genome shotgun sequence:
- the LOC101105868 gene encoding olfactory receptor 5K1 → MAKENHTIKNEFILTGFTDHPELKTLLFVVFLTIFLITMVGNLGLVILISKEHRLHTPMYIFLGNLALVDSCCACAVTPKMLRNFFSENRMISFYECMAQFYFLCTVETADCFLLAAMAYDRYVAICKPLQYHTMMSKKLCIQMTMGAYIAGNLHSMIHVGLLFRLKFCGSNHINHFYCDILPLYRLSCVDPYVNELVLFIFSGSIQVFTIGSVLISYLYILLTILKMNSKKGRVKAFSTCASHFLSVSLFYGSLFFMYIRPNLLEEGDKDIPAAILFTEVVPLLNPFIYSLRNKEVITVLRKILKKEKSQKSLKQMTSTID, encoded by the coding sequence ATGGCTAAAGAAAATCATACCATAAAAAATGAGTTTATCCTCACAGGATTTACAGATCACCCAGAGCTGAAGACACTTCTGTTTGTGGTGTTTCTTACCATCTTTCTGATCACCATGGTGGGCAACCTTGGCCTGGTGATACTGATTTCAAAAGAGCATCGTCTTCACACACCGATGTATATCTTTCTGGGAAACCTCGCTCTTGTGGATTCTTGCTGTGCCTGTGCTGTGACTCCTAAGATGTTAAGGAACTTCTTTTCTGAAAACAGAATGATTTCCTTCTATGAATGCATGGcacaattttatttcctttgcactGTTGAGACTGCAGATTGCTTTCTCCTGGCAGCAATGGCTTATgatcgctatgtggccatctgcaaaccaCTGCAGTACCACACCATGATGTCAaagaaactctgcattcagatgaccATGGGGGCCTACATAGCCGGAAACCTGCATTCCATGATTCATGTAGGTCTTCTATTTAGGTTAAAGTTCTGTGGATCAAATCACATCAACCACTTTTATTGTGATATTCTTCCTTTATACAGGCTCTCCTGTGTTGACCCTTATGTCAATGAACTGGTACTATTTATCTTTTCAGGTTCAATTCAAGTCTTCACAATAGGTAGTGTCTTAATATCTTATCTCTACATTctgttaactattttaaaaatgaattccaaAAAGGGGAGGGTCAAAGCTTTTTCTACCTGTGCATCCCACTTTTTGTCAGTTTCATTATTCTATGGATCTCTTTTTTTCATGTACATTAGACCAAATTTGCTTGAAGAAGGGGATAAAGATATACCAGCTGCTATTTTGTTTACGGAAGTTGTTCCCTTACTTAATCCTTTTATTTACAGCCTAAGAAATAAGGAAGTAATAACTGTCTTGAGAaaaattctgaagaaagaaaaatctcaaaaaagtttaaaacaaatgaCATCTACTATAgattaa